A stretch of the Actinomyces qiguomingii genome encodes the following:
- a CDS encoding acyltransferase, which translates to MSPASPARIAPSADVSPEASIGDGSSIWHLAQVREHAVLGEDCIVGRGAYIGEGVRMGRNCKVQNYALIYEPARLGDGVFVGPAVTFTNDHFPRAVNPDGTLKSASDWEPVGVTVEDGASIGARAVCVAPARIGAWATVAAGAVVTKDVPAHALVAGVPARRIGWVGRAGRPLVPAQDDAVGVSTADHASRAQDAAVPPPAAGTRLWRCPATGALYEETLAANSSENTIREVTH; encoded by the coding sequence ATGAGTCCGGCCAGTCCCGCCCGGATCGCCCCTTCCGCCGACGTCTCGCCCGAGGCGAGTATCGGTGACGGTTCATCCATCTGGCACCTGGCCCAGGTGCGCGAGCACGCGGTGCTCGGCGAGGACTGCATCGTGGGCCGTGGCGCGTACATCGGCGAGGGCGTGCGCATGGGCCGCAACTGCAAGGTGCAGAACTATGCCCTGATCTATGAGCCCGCCCGCCTGGGCGACGGCGTGTTCGTCGGCCCGGCGGTCACCTTCACCAACGACCACTTTCCCCGCGCCGTCAATCCTGATGGCACTTTGAAATCAGCTTCCGACTGGGAGCCGGTCGGGGTCACCGTGGAGGACGGAGCCTCCATCGGGGCGCGCGCCGTATGCGTGGCCCCAGCACGTATCGGCGCCTGGGCCACCGTGGCCGCCGGCGCTGTGGTCACCAAGGACGTGCCGGCGCACGCTCTGGTGGCCGGGGTCCCTGCCCGACGCATCGGCTGGGTGGGACGCGCCGGCCGGCCGCTCGTTCCTGCCCAAGACGATGCTGTGGGCGTGTCCACCGCCGATCACGCCTCTCGCGCCCAGGATGCCGCCGTGCCGCCCCCGGCCGCGGGAACGCGCCTGTGGCGCTGCCCCGCAACCGGCGCCCTGTATGAAGAAACACTTGCCGCCAACAGTTCTGAAAACACGATCCGGGAGGTCACCCACTGA
- a CDS encoding DegT/DnrJ/EryC1/StrS family aminotransferase encodes MPREFIPAAKPIIGDDERAAVDAVIASGMVVQGPQVAAFEEEFSEQVVAGAQCVAVNSGTSAQHLATLACDLKADGAVPEVIVPSFTFAATGNSVAIAGAKPVFADIDPVAFTLDPESVEAAITDNTVAIEVVHLYGLPANMDAIVEIAARHNLAVFEDCAQAHGAAINGKPVGTFGAWGSFSFYPTKNMTTLEGGMVSTSDAELARRVRLLRNQGMEKQYANELVGLNNRMTDVAAAVGRVQLKKLEGWTEARRANAATLDAGLADVPGVLTPQVPDGYRHVYHQYTIRLEGAAAAERDAAQSALREEWQVGTGVYYPIPNHRLESLAPYAPGLELPNTELAARECLSLPVHPSLSQADLDRIVQAVSAVVKAGA; translated from the coding sequence ATGCCACGCGAGTTCATTCCCGCCGCCAAGCCGATCATCGGGGACGATGAGCGCGCCGCCGTAGACGCCGTCATCGCTTCCGGCATGGTGGTGCAAGGGCCGCAGGTCGCAGCCTTCGAGGAGGAGTTCTCGGAGCAGGTCGTCGCCGGCGCACAATGCGTAGCCGTCAACTCCGGCACATCCGCCCAGCACCTGGCCACGCTGGCCTGCGATCTCAAGGCCGATGGCGCCGTCCCGGAGGTGATCGTCCCTTCCTTCACCTTCGCGGCCACCGGCAACTCTGTGGCGATCGCCGGAGCTAAGCCCGTATTCGCCGACATTGATCCGGTCGCCTTCACCCTGGACCCGGAGTCGGTGGAGGCGGCCATCACCGATAACACTGTCGCCATTGAGGTGGTGCATCTGTACGGCCTGCCAGCGAATATGGACGCCATTGTAGAGATCGCCGCACGCCACAACTTGGCAGTCTTCGAGGACTGCGCGCAGGCGCACGGGGCCGCCATCAACGGTAAGCCCGTGGGCACCTTCGGGGCGTGGGGCTCGTTCTCCTTCTACCCGACCAAGAACATGACCACCCTGGAGGGCGGCATGGTCTCCACCTCCGATGCCGAGCTGGCACGTCGGGTGCGCCTGCTGCGCAACCAGGGCATGGAGAAGCAGTACGCCAACGAACTGGTGGGGCTGAACAACCGCATGACGGATGTAGCCGCCGCCGTCGGCCGCGTGCAGCTGAAGAAGCTGGAGGGCTGGACCGAGGCCCGCCGCGCCAATGCCGCCACCCTGGACGCCGGACTGGCTGACGTCCCCGGCGTGCTCACCCCGCAAGTCCCGGACGGCTACCGGCACGTCTACCACCAGTACACGATCCGCCTGGAGGGGGCCGCGGCGGCCGAGCGCGACGCCGCCCAGAGCGCCCTGCGCGAGGAGTGGCAGGTCGGTACCGGGGTGTACTACCCGATTCCCAACCACCGCCTGGAGTCCCTGGCCCCCTACGCCCCCGGCCTGGAGCTGCCGAACACTGAGCTGGCCGCGCGTGAGTGCCTGTCCCTGCCGGTGCACCCGTCACTGTCGCAGGCAGACCTGGACCGCATTGTGCAGGCCGTGTCCGCGGTCGTGAAGGCGGGTGCCTGA
- a CDS encoding Gfo/Idh/MocA family protein — translation MSENATTGAALHALPDKGAAASPLRLGLIGLGSMGRHHARVIRATEGVDLVAVADPGGDRFGVAGDLPVLPDVHALIDAGLDAAMVAVPTVYHEQVALALAEAGVPTMVEKPIAHSVEAGERVRDAFSAAGLVGAVGYVERCNPALRALRERLDAGELGQVYQVLTRRQGPFPARISDVGVVKDLATHDIDLTAWVAGSPYVSISAQVAHRSGRENEDMVVASGLLESGVIVSHVVNWLTPFKERVTIVTGEKGAFVADTLTGDLTFYANGTVTSGWDQVANFRGVTEGDVIRYAIPKREPLALEQERFRDAVRGVSSEHVTMAEGVSTLRVVEAVLTSAAEGRAVQL, via the coding sequence ATGAGCGAGAACGCAACCACCGGCGCTGCACTGCACGCCCTCCCGGACAAGGGCGCCGCCGCCTCCCCGCTGCGCCTGGGCCTGATCGGCCTGGGCTCCATGGGCCGCCACCACGCCCGCGTCATCCGCGCCACCGAGGGCGTGGACCTGGTCGCGGTCGCGGACCCGGGCGGTGACCGCTTCGGCGTTGCCGGGGACCTACCGGTGCTGCCGGATGTGCACGCCCTGATCGACGCCGGCCTGGACGCCGCCATGGTTGCCGTCCCCACCGTCTACCACGAGCAGGTGGCACTGGCGCTGGCCGAGGCGGGCGTGCCCACCATGGTGGAAAAGCCCATTGCCCATTCCGTTGAGGCGGGTGAACGCGTGCGTGATGCCTTCTCCGCGGCTGGCCTGGTGGGGGCTGTCGGCTACGTGGAGCGCTGCAACCCGGCCCTGCGGGCGCTGCGGGAACGGCTCGACGCCGGTGAGCTGGGCCAGGTCTACCAGGTCCTCACCCGCCGCCAGGGGCCCTTCCCGGCGCGTATCAGCGACGTCGGCGTGGTCAAGGACCTGGCCACCCACGACATCGACCTGACCGCCTGGGTGGCCGGCTCGCCCTATGTGTCCATCAGCGCGCAAGTGGCTCACCGCTCCGGCCGGGAGAACGAGGACATGGTGGTTGCCTCCGGTCTGCTCGAGAGCGGCGTGATCGTGTCCCACGTGGTCAACTGGCTGACCCCCTTCAAGGAGCGCGTCACCATCGTCACTGGGGAGAAGGGCGCCTTCGTAGCGGACACGCTCACCGGGGACCTGACCTTCTACGCCAACGGCACCGTCACCTCCGGCTGGGACCAGGTTGCCAACTTCCGCGGCGTTACCGAGGGCGACGTGATCCGCTACGCCATCCCCAAGCGCGAACCGCTGGCCCTGGAGCAGGAGCGCTTCCGCGACGCCGTGCGCGGGGTGAGCAGCGAGCATGTCACCATGGCCGAGGGCGTCAGCACGCTGCGGGTGGTGGAGGCGGTGCTGACCTCCGCGGCCGAGGGCCGCGCCGTACAGCTGTGA
- a CDS encoding glycosyltransferase family 4 protein, protein MSRRILALAAAGAGAALAAAVLRIRRRGAGPRVVLATRLYAPEPAAAALRLRGLACALADAGAEVTVITSTPPGMRAPADPGVTVRSAPALRDESGYIRGYAQYLSFDIPLAARLLAGPAPDLIVAEPPPTTGAVVRVAAALRGAPYAYYAADVWSDAAASTGAPGWVVGALRAVEGLVLRGAGAVLAVNDGVAERVGELGARAVTVVPNGIDTDVFTPVGPRATEAPQVPYFLYAGTASEWQGAGVFIEALRLVHQQEPEARLVFLGQGSDWQALKDLASGDARVEFHDLVPAAEAATWQRGAVASVVSIRPGLGYDFAYPTKIFAALACGTPVVYAGPGPARTDLPANALGWASDYDVEQVASAMRAALEASRAGEAQRAEAADRRREWVMRNRSMQAALRDAADVLLAE, encoded by the coding sequence GTGAGTCGCCGCATTCTTGCTTTGGCCGCCGCCGGGGCCGGTGCGGCGCTGGCGGCGGCCGTCCTGCGCATCCGGCGGCGCGGCGCTGGCCCCCGGGTGGTGCTGGCTACCCGTCTGTATGCTCCCGAGCCCGCCGCCGCCGCGCTGAGGCTGCGCGGACTGGCATGTGCCCTGGCCGACGCCGGCGCCGAGGTCACGGTGATCACCTCGACGCCGCCGGGTATGAGGGCCCCCGCCGACCCTGGCGTGACCGTGCGCTCCGCCCCGGCGCTGCGGGACGAGAGCGGTTATATCCGCGGCTACGCCCAGTACCTCAGCTTCGATATTCCGCTCGCTGCCCGGCTGCTGGCCGGGCCCGCGCCGGACCTGATCGTCGCTGAGCCGCCGCCCACCACCGGGGCGGTGGTGCGCGTGGCCGCCGCCCTGCGCGGCGCGCCTTACGCCTACTACGCCGCCGACGTGTGGTCCGACGCCGCCGCCTCCACGGGCGCCCCCGGCTGGGTGGTTGGCGCCCTGCGCGCGGTGGAGGGCCTGGTGCTGCGTGGCGCTGGCGCCGTGCTGGCAGTCAACGACGGCGTCGCCGAGCGGGTGGGGGAGCTGGGTGCCAGGGCGGTGACGGTGGTGCCCAATGGCATCGACACCGACGTGTTCACCCCCGTCGGCCCGCGTGCCACCGAGGCGCCACAGGTCCCGTACTTCCTGTACGCCGGCACCGCCTCGGAGTGGCAGGGGGCGGGCGTATTCATTGAGGCGCTGCGCCTGGTGCACCAGCAGGAGCCTGAGGCGCGGCTGGTGTTCCTGGGGCAGGGCTCCGACTGGCAGGCACTGAAGGACCTGGCGAGCGGGGATGCGCGCGTGGAGTTCCACGACCTGGTTCCTGCAGCGGAGGCGGCCACCTGGCAGCGTGGGGCGGTGGCCTCGGTGGTATCCATCCGTCCCGGCCTCGGCTACGACTTCGCCTACCCGACCAAGATCTTCGCGGCCCTGGCCTGCGGCACACCGGTGGTCTACGCCGGACCCGGGCCGGCGCGTACCGACCTGCCCGCCAACGCCCTGGGGTGGGCCAGCGACTACGACGTCGAGCAGGTGGCCTCCGCCATGCGCGCCGCCCTGGAGGCGTCCAGGGCGGGTGAGGCGCAGCGGGCCGAGGCGGCGGATCGCCGTCGGGAATGGGTCATGCGGAACCGCTCCATGCAGGCCGCCCTGCGCGATGCGGCCGACGTACTCCTGGCGGAATGA
- a CDS encoding S1 family peptidase has protein sequence MAQPDVSGEDSSPSEATVEDAVFEAQTDDATETEIIEDAAFQEHVNSVVDPIILKHEEIFSEAGFEGSDTAYVVFAESIPEEDASIIRNIPGVTLREDGVYTADEADDLMEQVSEAVEAGLPEDTSFMVQISPVDGEATITASDAIQEGTQSEVRRIIADSLSADATSDPQNTTDSTDSSDSDQQVVFAVDQSLDANDEAVNGGDKLTHKNTTRHACTAAFPARSGRHAGLLTAGHCSNDLTVDRGNRLYPATKERTGLSGDMQWHRARERVNGRFRYKWGTYRAVKSHPVLKVGTRVCRFGATSGNGTGCTTVKYVSACITYTNVGKYCKLAMTDGHTGSKGGDSGGPWFYGNSAYGIHSGSGTRDGKYRNWFYPSRVALTTSGLTPIYG, from the coding sequence TTGGCACAACCGGACGTCAGCGGCGAAGACAGTTCACCATCCGAGGCCACGGTGGAGGACGCAGTGTTCGAAGCTCAGACCGACGACGCCACAGAGACCGAGATCATTGAAGACGCGGCATTCCAGGAACACGTGAACTCGGTCGTCGATCCTATCATTCTCAAACATGAGGAAATCTTCTCCGAAGCAGGTTTCGAGGGCTCGGACACAGCCTATGTGGTATTTGCCGAATCCATCCCGGAAGAGGACGCCTCAATCATCCGCAATATCCCGGGAGTAACGCTTCGCGAAGACGGCGTTTACACGGCGGACGAGGCGGACGATCTCATGGAACAAGTGTCAGAGGCCGTTGAAGCGGGCCTTCCGGAAGATACCTCATTCATGGTGCAGATCTCTCCAGTGGACGGAGAGGCCACTATCACCGCATCAGATGCCATTCAAGAAGGCACACAGTCAGAGGTCCGAAGGATCATAGCTGATTCGCTTTCCGCCGACGCCACCTCCGACCCTCAGAACACCACCGACTCTACTGACTCTTCAGACTCCGACCAGCAAGTGGTCTTTGCTGTCGACCAGTCCCTTGACGCCAACGATGAGGCAGTGAACGGCGGAGACAAACTGACTCACAAAAACACCACACGCCACGCCTGCACCGCCGCATTCCCGGCGCGATCCGGTAGACACGCTGGACTCTTGACCGCCGGACACTGTTCTAACGACCTTACCGTAGATCGCGGAAACCGGCTCTACCCGGCAACAAAAGAGAGGACCGGTTTGAGCGGTGACATGCAATGGCATCGCGCCCGGGAACGCGTCAACGGCAGATTCCGCTATAAGTGGGGAACATATCGCGCAGTCAAGTCTCACCCGGTTCTAAAGGTAGGAACCAGAGTTTGCCGTTTTGGGGCGACGTCTGGGAACGGCACAGGGTGCACGACCGTGAAGTACGTCTCCGCTTGCATTACCTACACGAATGTGGGAAAGTATTGCAAGCTCGCTATGACCGATGGCCACACCGGCTCTAAAGGTGGCGACAGTGGCGGCCCCTGGTTCTACGGGAACAGCGCATACGGCATCCATAGCGGGAGCGGGACAAGAGACGGAAAGTACAGGAACTGGTTCTACCCCTCTAGGGTCGCCCTAACTACATCCGGACTCACACCTATTTACGGATGA
- a CDS encoding asparagine synthase-related protein, with protein MASADAWLWRPIRNQDADETCAARIVVAAPGQRRGQWTVVTRQGDDLRIDTDHTRSHHLLFARVGEKWIVSDDPDRLRQHVGLWRRDDEAADVFLHTGFVVGTRTLVREVRATPAASTVLLHPDGTWESRLWDSYRYSDDPITSEVDYSAAYDAAMDQAVGRLLECTGGRQLVLPLSGGLDSRLLAIWLKRLKAPRIAAFTYSKPGARETGISRSVAEALGIDWFSIDLDPVKMAQRWASAEGTSFQAATWGMTSLPHVQDWYALTTIREQSLIDDDAVLLPGFAAVLRPGYALPRWLGGARDLLSSSPTRTEVLTAIARNHATVQGSSNAWRHLPLLREEILRSEKETPPTGERGVQGLMSWFNVRERQAKYINNSTKAYEFFGYDWALPMLDSEVWDCWLRGSEQLTATRDWYARYIAQHYASITGQEQELYLAASIPMPAAPKRALQAAMRATGGDRLLSRSRSVRTMLDHPMAFEAFSASFTRLQQARLFAAGSTTLGLWTRLFLDNQWGAELVPQEK; from the coding sequence GTGGCTTCTGCGGATGCATGGCTCTGGCGTCCGATCAGGAACCAGGACGCCGATGAGACGTGTGCGGCCAGGATCGTGGTCGCAGCCCCCGGGCAGCGACGCGGGCAGTGGACCGTTGTCACCCGGCAGGGCGACGATCTGCGCATCGATACCGACCACACCCGCTCCCACCACTTGTTGTTCGCGCGCGTGGGCGAGAAGTGGATCGTCAGCGACGATCCGGACCGTCTGCGTCAGCACGTCGGCCTATGGAGGCGTGACGACGAGGCGGCAGATGTGTTCCTCCACACCGGATTCGTCGTCGGCACCCGCACCCTGGTACGAGAGGTGCGCGCCACCCCGGCCGCATCAACGGTGCTCCTGCACCCAGACGGCACCTGGGAGAGTCGGCTGTGGGATTCCTATCGTTACAGCGACGATCCAATAACCTCTGAGGTCGACTACTCCGCTGCTTACGACGCGGCCATGGATCAGGCCGTGGGTCGCCTACTCGAATGCACGGGCGGTCGACAGCTGGTCTTGCCGCTGTCGGGAGGACTTGATTCGCGTCTGCTGGCCATCTGGCTCAAGCGACTGAAGGCGCCGCGTATCGCCGCCTTCACCTACAGCAAACCAGGTGCACGTGAGACCGGTATATCGCGCAGCGTCGCTGAGGCTCTGGGAATCGACTGGTTCTCCATTGATCTTGACCCGGTCAAAATGGCGCAGCGATGGGCGTCCGCCGAGGGCACTAGCTTCCAGGCCGCCACCTGGGGCATGACCTCCCTCCCCCACGTTCAGGACTGGTACGCCCTGACCACGATCCGCGAGCAATCCCTGATCGACGACGATGCCGTGCTACTCCCCGGATTCGCCGCCGTCCTGCGCCCAGGCTATGCGCTTCCCAGATGGTTAGGGGGAGCCCGCGACCTGCTGAGCTCCTCCCCCACCCGTACCGAGGTACTGACCGCAATCGCCCGCAACCACGCCACAGTCCAGGGCAGCTCCAATGCCTGGCGGCACCTACCGCTGTTGCGCGAGGAGATCCTGCGCAGCGAGAAGGAAACCCCACCGACCGGTGAGCGCGGTGTGCAGGGGCTGATGAGCTGGTTCAACGTCAGGGAGCGTCAGGCCAAGTACATCAACAACTCCACGAAGGCATACGAGTTCTTCGGCTATGACTGGGCACTTCCCATGCTCGACTCCGAGGTCTGGGACTGCTGGCTGCGCGGTTCGGAGCAGTTGACCGCGACCCGCGACTGGTATGCGCGGTACATCGCGCAGCACTACGCGAGCATAACCGGCCAGGAACAGGAGCTCTACCTGGCTGCGAGCATTCCCATGCCGGCGGCACCCAAGCGCGCACTGCAGGCCGCCATGCGCGCCACCGGAGGAGATCGTCTGCTCTCCCGCAGCCGTTCGGTGCGCACTATGCTCGACCACCCCATGGCATTCGAGGCCTTCTCGGCAAGCTTCACGCGCCTCCAACAGGCCCGTCTTTTCGCCGCAGGCAGCACCACACTGGGACTGTGGACCCGTCTGTTCCTGGACAACCAGTGGGGCGCCGAGCTAGTGCCACAGGAGAAGTGA
- a CDS encoding oligosaccharide flippase family protein, translated as MVQRLRDRWENLKTGSPVLGAILTLVSGTATAQGITFLLQIFIARVYSDTDKGLFGIYGSITGFVITFAALRFDLTVMLPKDDRSAKVLERLSRRCIVVSSLLTSLVCMCSATLLRDSYHHSEQLMWWLMASGITVFLVAQIANVQYWLTRKGRFGDIARNRVFQSTAVAGCQLLVGVAMHGGLSAIIIGTIAGQLLTLISLERRVPELHGPQDPQAPAMRDMMRRYWKMPLLNGPNVFVDSVRNNGINLIIGAASVAALGQFQLAWNIMQVPVALISGSVSQVFLKKLSDAPPGTMLPMVRSVLWRAFLAAIVPFALLYVLAPWLFPFLFGATWDDAGYYARALTPWLFMNVLTSPVSNIFVVTEQQSRLLAFAVAYCAVPLTWLWLSPLPIMQTVFVLGMVMALMLLGMLGMAVLTARTYDRAAGGAARRDDP; from the coding sequence ATGGTACAGCGGCTGCGTGACCGGTGGGAGAATCTGAAAACGGGGAGCCCGGTTCTCGGAGCCATCCTGACGCTGGTTTCGGGGACGGCAACCGCTCAGGGCATCACCTTCCTCCTGCAGATCTTTATAGCTCGGGTCTACTCTGACACGGACAAGGGCCTGTTCGGCATCTACGGTTCGATCACCGGCTTCGTCATCACCTTCGCCGCCCTGCGCTTCGACCTTACCGTCATGCTTCCCAAGGACGACCGTTCCGCCAAGGTTCTGGAGCGCTTGTCCCGACGCTGCATAGTCGTCAGCTCGCTGCTGACCTCCCTCGTCTGCATGTGTAGTGCGACACTTCTGCGCGACAGTTACCACCATTCCGAGCAGCTCATGTGGTGGCTGATGGCCTCTGGCATCACGGTGTTCCTTGTTGCGCAGATCGCCAACGTGCAGTATTGGCTCACCCGAAAGGGACGCTTCGGGGACATCGCACGCAACCGGGTGTTCCAATCGACTGCCGTGGCCGGCTGCCAGCTGCTGGTGGGTGTGGCGATGCACGGCGGACTCTCGGCGATCATCATCGGCACGATCGCCGGTCAGCTATTGACCCTGATCTCGCTGGAACGGCGCGTGCCCGAACTGCATGGCCCGCAGGACCCACAGGCGCCGGCCATGCGCGATATGATGCGCCGCTACTGGAAGATGCCGCTGCTGAACGGCCCGAATGTCTTCGTAGACTCGGTGCGGAACAACGGCATCAACCTCATCATCGGGGCAGCTTCGGTGGCCGCGCTCGGACAGTTTCAGCTGGCCTGGAACATCATGCAGGTGCCGGTGGCCCTAATATCCGGCTCAGTGTCTCAGGTGTTCTTGAAGAAGCTGTCGGATGCGCCGCCTGGAACCATGCTGCCTATGGTCCGGTCAGTGCTGTGGCGGGCATTCCTGGCCGCGATCGTCCCGTTCGCCCTGCTTTACGTGCTGGCCCCCTGGCTGTTCCCCTTCCTGTTCGGGGCTACTTGGGACGACGCTGGGTACTACGCCCGGGCACTGACGCCCTGGCTGTTCATGAACGTGCTGACGTCGCCGGTCTCCAACATCTTCGTCGTCACCGAGCAGCAGAGCCGCCTGCTGGCCTTTGCCGTGGCCTACTGCGCCGTACCGCTGACATGGCTGTGGTTAAGCCCACTGCCGATTATGCAGACCGTCTTCGTGTTGGGGATGGTCATGGCACTGATGCTGCTGGGCATGCTGGGCATGGCTGTGCTCACCGCGCGTACGTACGACCGCGCCGCTGGCGGCGCGGCGCGGCGGGACGACCCCTGA